The Flavobacteriales bacterium genomic interval TACAATCTGGAATCTTCTGTGATGGCTCCTTTTGCAACGAACAATACGAATAGTATAGAGAATATCTTCACCATCCCATTCGATGAGTTCGATCTACAAGGATTCCGCTTGCATATGCGCACGCTGCATTATCTCCATAATCAGACCTTCGACATGATCGTAGGACCATGGAATGGATTTGCCGCTGTAAAGGACCATTATGACCTGTACTCTGATGAGGATCTACGCAAAGAGTGGTTCATCGTAGGACCTCAGTACAATAGCTCAGGACAACTCCTCTTTGATGAGACGGCCGAGGCCGATCTGGTCATCGACCCGTTCATCCCGGCATTGCAGATGGATGCGTCTTACAGTTTTGCTGAAATACGCATGTCTGGAGCCCGGGTGAAGAAATACGAGATTGCTCCGGGTACCGGAGAGAATCTAAGCAACGATTTTCCTCTCTTCCGATACGCTGATGTGCTCTTGATGAAAGCAGAGACCCAAGTGCGCTTGAATGGAGCCGGTGCCGGAGATACTTACATCAACGAGGTACGATCCAGAGCAGGAGTCGCTCCGATGACAGGAGCAGATCTGGACATGATACTCGAAGAACGCGGTAGAGAACTCTTCTGCGAAGGCCATCGCAGACAAGACCTTATCAGATTCGGAACATTCAATGACTCATGGTGGGAGAAAGGTTCCAGCGACCCAAGTCGCAATACCTTCCCTATTCCGCAATGGGCCATCGATGCCAATCCCAATCTGAATTGA includes:
- a CDS encoding RagB/SusD family nutrient uptake outer membrane protein, giving the protein MKKSIIVLSALTLAFSCTKLDEDVYDKIPEDQFPENEAQAALVVVPAYQELSDLIDDAGWWFWMQETTSDEVVFPVRYTDWDDGGKWRVLHQHMWDNNTDGVNSMWSHMYDGVSEANRAIDELLPFASEPSAQVTIAKLKTLRAFYYYLLIDNYGDVPFVTSFFDAPDQPFKEDRAVILEQIITDLQESLPLLPAGGNKFAVSKGMAYTLLAKLFINSEVYSGEAKWAEADAYCDSVIASNLYNLESSVMAPFATNNTNSIENIFTIPFDEFDLQGFRLHMRTLHYLHNQTFDMIVGPWNGFAAVKDHYDLYSDEDLRKEWFIVGPQYNSSGQLLFDETAEADLVIDPFIPALQMDASYSFAEIRMSGARVKKYEIAPGTGENLSNDFPLFRYADVLLMKAETQVRLNGAGAGDTYINEVRSRAGVAPMTGADLDMILEERGRELFCEGHRRQDLIRFGTFNDSWWEKGSSDPSRNTFPIPQWAIDANPNLN